A window of Desulfomonilaceae bacterium genomic DNA:
CCCGCTGATGTTGATGTATGTGAACTTCACGACTGCTTTACTATAGCAGAGATCGTTGCATCTGAAGCCTTGGGATTTTTTGAATTTGGAGAAGGCGCTGCTGCCGTTGACAGGGGAGATACATCTCTGGGTGGAAGGATTCCTATCAACCCGTCTGGAGGATTGAAAGCAAAAGGGCACCCCATTGGAGCAACAGGAGCAGCACAGGTTTACGAAATTGTTAAGCAGCTAAGAGGTGAATGCGGTGAAAGGCAAGTGAAGGACGCCAGAGTCGGTGTAGTTGATACGCTGGGTGGAGATTTTAGTACCGTATGCAATCTCGTCTTAAGGAGGCAGTAGAATGAGCAAATACCCGCTGACCTTTAATGAGTTCAAGCAGGGACTGATCGACGGCAAGCTCCTTGGACTAACATGCCTTGATTGCGGTGAAAACATACTTCCGCCTGGAGTCGTTTGCCCAGGGTGCGGAAGTTCACGCCTAGATGTTGCGTCTTTTGAAAAAAAGGGCGTCATCAGGACGTTCACAGTCATTAGAGTTGCCCCCACTGGTTACCGGGTTCCCTACGTGGTAGCCATGGTCGAACTTCAGGACGGACCATGGGTTATCGGCAATGTAAATTTGATAGGAAAAGACGCTGAGAACGCGAGCATGGAACTCATTGGTAAAAAGGTTTCCATAGAATCGAAATTGGTCCCGTCCGACACGAGTGAAGGGGGTATTGAAGGTGTCGCTCTCGTTTTTGAGTTAATGGAGCCCCTAGCAAAAATAAGTTCGGCGACTTTTACGTAGGCAATTGCTGAGCTTCACGGGTATGCCCTATATGTGTTGTTTCTTGGTTCAAGGATAATTTTTTTTACTAGAGATGCCAATA
This region includes:
- a CDS encoding OB-fold domain-containing protein, with the protein product MSKYPLTFNEFKQGLIDGKLLGLTCLDCGENILPPGVVCPGCGSSRLDVASFEKKGVIRTFTVIRVAPTGYRVPYVVAMVELQDGPWVIGNVNLIGKDAENASMELIGKKVSIESKLVPSDTSEGGIEGVALVFELMEPLAKISSATFT